The segment TCACCTGCGCCGGTTGTGAGGCGGCAGGTGACCTCGGCCAAGGCTTGCGTGACAATGCGCGCCTGATCTTTTGGAGTTCACATGACCCAGACTGACCTGACCGTCGATGCGGTGCTCGATGCCACCGGCCTGAACTGCCCGGAGCCGGTGATGATGCTGCACAACAAGGTGCGCGACCTGGCCGGTGGCGAGTTGCTGAAGGTGATCGCCACCGACCCGTCCACGCAACGCGATATTCCCAAGTTCTGCGTCTTTCTCGGCCACGAGCTGGTCGACCGCCAGGAAGAGGCCGGCACCTACCTGTACTGGATCCGCAAGAAGCTCGACTGAGTCGACCGACGGCTCACAGGCCGTCGTCGGGCTGGGGTTGGCTGTGCCACAGCCGGCCGAGCCAGCGCCAGGCGATCCAGCCGCCGGCAGCCAGGTAGACGAAGCCGCCGGGCACCCACATGATCAGCCCCGCCAGTTGTTGATCCGCCACGTCCCGCTCGGCGCCATAAAACGACACAGAGCCGAACGTCAGCAGTGCGCCCAGCAAGCCGGTATGCATCAGTGTCAGCAGCACCGCCATCAATGCCTGCGGCACCTGCTTGCGGTTGGCGCGCAGGACCGACCACCAGAACAGCCAGCCGGTAAAAAGAAAACAGGCGTGCTCGAAGGCATGCACCCAGAGATTGTCGAGCGCCAGGACGTACAGCCGCGGCGTGTGCCAGATCCAGATGATGGCGCCGTGCAGCAGGGCCAGCGCCGTGGGGTAGCGTCCGGCACGCAGCAGCAGAGTCCACACGCGCTGCCCGAACCAGCCGGTGACGCCGCGCCACTGTGGCAGCGGGCGCGCCAGCGCCCAGAGTGGCGCGATCACCAGAATGAACAGCATGTGCTGCGTCATGTGCCAGCTGGTGCTGGTTTCGGCCCATTCGTCGAGGGGGCCGAACACGCTCAGCACGGTCAGCAGCATCGCCGCGTGAAAACACAGCGCTTCGTGGGGGCGCGGCGGTACGCGACGCCCACCCAGTAGGTAGAGCAGCCAGGCCGCTGCCACGAGGGCGGCGGTGATCAGCAGTGGCGTGCGTTCGGCCAGGTGCGCGTCGAACAGGCCGTGCGCCGCCGCGGGGGCCGCCCAGGCCAGGCCGAGCAGCAGGGTGGCGGCCGCGCGATGAGCTACAGACATGGCGGAATCTGCAGCAACGGGATGCCGACGAATAGCGTGGCAATCGCCGCGATCATGTGGATGCCGGCGGCGATCTTGGTGACGAACACCTGCCGTTCGTTGAGTTGATGGGGCGGTCTCGACAAGCGCCAGAAGTGCGAGGCCAGCCACACCAGCAGACCGAGCGTCAGCAGCGTGAGCAGGCCGAGCCCGGCGTTCAACCAGTTCCAGACGCCCTGCTCGGGCGCAGGCGGCGCCAGCGTGCAGACGACCGCCTGGCCGCCATACATGCCGATGAACCACAGGCTCCAGATCACCAGACCCAGCGGAATCTGCACCGGGTGATAAGCCGAGGTGCGTGCGTACTTCATCAGACACCTCCCCAGGTGCCGGGAAACAGCACGATTGCCGCATAGCTGATCCACAGCACACCGAGGTTGTAGTACCAGAGTTGCTCGACGACGATCGGCTCGTAGGGCGCCTTCACGCCGACGTAGCCATAGCCGACGCGCCAGGCCTGCAGCGCGGTGAGCACCGCGGCCAGCCCGCAGTGGATGATGCTGTAGGCCAGTACGACGAAGATCACCGCATCATGCGCAGTCTGCGTCGGCTCCAGCGGTGTTCCGAGCAGTTGCCAGACCAGCAGAGCGGTCTGCAGCGAGGCGAGCAACGCAAGGCCGGCGAGGTTGACCAGCAGCGTGTTCAGCGTTCCCTGGCGCAGCCGCTTGATCAGCCTGTGCAGCCAGATGCACCCCGCACTGAGCAGCACGCCACTCACCAGCATCGGCCAGCCGTCGAGCCGCTGCTCGGGTACTTGCCACTGCGGTGCGACCGTCCACAGATAGAACCAGCCGAACACCAGCGACAGATAGAGCGCCCCGTTGGCCAGCAGGGTGACGCCCATGCCCCACAGGCCGGGGCCATCGAAGGTGCGTGAATGCAGGGGAGGCTCGTCCGGCTCGGTGCGTGCGTCCGGGGCGGCAGCCGGGTGCGCACCGTTCTCCCATGACCAGCGCAGCAGCACGACGAGCGTGGCCACGGTGGCACCCAGCGCCAACCAGTAGAACTTGTTCAGCAGGCTCAGGCAGAGCACCGCCAGCAGTACGGCAGCGATGAACGGCAGCCAGCTGTTGCCGGGCAGGTGGATGATTTCGCGCACCTTGCCGCTCAGCGGGTCGCTGCCCCAGGTCTCGCGGCGACCGTGATCGATCACCGTCAGCGCATGCTCGCCGCGGGCAATGCTGTCGTGCAGATCCGGCTCCTTCCATAGCGGGTGACGGTCGGTGACGTCCGGCAAACTGACGAAGTTGTAGGCCGAAGGCGGCAGGCTGGTCGCCCACTCCAGGGTATCGGCGTTCCAGGGGTTCTTCGGCGCCGGCAGACCGAAGCGAAAGTGCAGCACGATGTCGAGCAGGATGGTCGCCACGCCGATGGCCATGACAAAGCTGCCGACCGACGAGATGAGGTTGGGAATGTCCCAGCCCAGGCCGCTTTCGTAGGTGTATACGCGCCGCGGCATGCCGATCAGGCCGGTCCAGTGCATGATCAGGAAGGTCAGGTTGAAGCCGATGAACACCAGCCAGAAGCCCCAGCGGCCCAGCTTCTCCGAGGGCATGCGCCCGGAGAAGTGCGGCAGCCAGTAGTAGAGCCCGGCCATCAGTGGAAAGAACATGCCGCCGACCAGCACGTAGTGCATGTGCGCGACGACGAAGTGGGTGTCATGGACCTGCCAGTCGAACGGCACCAGGGCGAGCATGACGCCGGTCAGGCCGCCGGCCACGAACACCAGCAGAAAACCCACCAGCCAGAGCATCGGCACCTTGTAAACCGGCCGGCCGAGCCAGAGCGTCGCCAGCCAGGCGAAGATCTGCACGCCGGTCGGCACCGCCACCAGCATGCTCGCCGCCGAGAAGAACGCCTGCGCCAGCTGCGGTATGCCGACGGTGAACATGTGGTGGACCCACAGCCCGAAGCTGATGAAGCCGGTGGTGACGACGCCGAGTACCACCCAGCGATAACCTACCAGCGGGCGCTGGCAGAACACTGGGATCAGCGTGGTGACAATGCCCGCCCCCGGAAGGAAGATGATGTACACCTCCGGATGGCCGAACAGCCAGAACAGGTGCTGCCAGAGCACGGGGTCGCCACCGCCGGCCGGGTCGAAGAAGGGGAATCCGGCGGCGCGCTCGAGTTCCAGCAGGATGCTGCCCAGGATCAGCGGCGGGAATCCGACCACGATCATCATCGCCATCACCAGGATGTACCAGGCGTAGAGCGGCATCTTGTGCAGCGCCATGCCGCTGGTGCGGGTACGCAGGATCGATACCACCAGCTCGACCCCGGCCGACACTGCGGAGATCTCGACGAAGGTGATACCCAGCAGCCAGAAGTCCGAGTTGACGCCCGGGGTGTGCGCCTGGCTCGACAGCGGCGTGTACATGAACCAGCCAGCCTTCGGCGCGACGTCCAGAAAGATGCTCGACAGCAGGATGATGCCGCCGAACAGGTAGCAGAAATAGCCGAGCGCCGACAGCCGTGGGAACACCAGGTCGCGCGCGCCGATCATCTTTGGGATCAGGTAGACGGCCAGCCCTTCCATCATCGGCACGGCGAACAGAAACATCATCACCGTGCCGTGCATGGTGAAGACCTGGTTGTAGACGTCCGGCTCCATCAGCTCGTAGCCGGGCAGGGCGAGCTGGGTGCGGATGAGCATCGCCAGCAACCCGCCGATCAGGAAGAACACGCCACCGGTGACGAGAAAGCGCAGGCCGATGGTGGTGTGGTTGACGATGGTCAGCGCACGCCAGCCGCGCGGGTTGCCCCAGACCTCGTCGAACTGGTCATGCAGCTGGTCGATGTCGGTACCTGGGGCGGTGCGGGGGGTTGCATTGCTCATGGGGAGAGCGTCTCCAGCCATTGGGCGATCTGTTCGAGGGTGGCGTCGGGTACCTCGTCGTGGCGTGGCATGGCATTGCCGTGCTTGAGCGTCTGGTGCTCGCGCAGCCAGCGGCGCAGGCCGTCGTGGTCATTGCGGATGACGCCGGCGCCGAGGGTCGGGCGGGTGGCCAGGTCGGTCAGGTCGGGTGCACGGTTGCCGTCGCTCACGCCGGCGACGCGGTGACATTGCCCGCAGCGCGACGCGAATACCGCGCCGGCCTCGCCCGGGGCCGGCCGGATTGCCGCGCGCTGCTGGCGACGTTCCAGCCAGGCCGCGAAATCACTGGTCTCCAGCGCCTCCACATGCAGCGCCATGAAGGCATGCTGGGTGCCGCAGAATTCCGAGCATTGCCCGCGGTAGGCGCCCGCATGGGCAGCTTCAAGGCGGATGACGTTGGTTCGCCCGGGAATCATGTCCATCTTGCCGCCCAGCCGCGGTACCCAGAACGAATGGATGACATCGGCACTGGTGACCTCGATGTCGGCCGGCCGACCGACCGGTAGAACCAGCTGGTTGGCCGTGACCACCTCCTGGTCCGGGTAGCGCACTTCCCACCACCATTGGTGGCCGACGATCCGGATCCGCAGCGGCTGTTCACCCTCGACGGGCAGCGGCAGCATGCTGCGGCCGGTCGGCAGGCCAAAGGCGAGCAGCACGGCGATGCTCACGCTGGGCAGCACGATGCCGCCACCGATTACCCAGCGGCGATTGATGCGCTTGGCCTGCTCGGCGCTGTGCGGCTGCGAACGACGCAACATGGCATAGACCCACAGCGTGGCTACCGCCAGCCAGACGAGCACGGCAAAGCCAAACATCCACCACCAGACGTTAGCCACGTCCTGCGCCATCGGGCCGGCCGGGTTCAGCGCCGACTGCGCACCGCCGCAGGCAGTCAGAGAAGGAACTGCCAGCGCCAGCGTGGTCCATTTCATCAGGGCCTGCGGCTGCGTCTGTTGCTTCACCGACGCCATGCCGGCCGGCTGACGTTCGCTGTCGCGCCCGGCCGGGGCAGCGTTCAACCCGTGAAGTGGGCCTGGGAGGGCGCAATGGCGATAGAGCGAAATTCGATCCACAGCAATGCGGCGATCGGCAGCCATCCGCTGCATCCGATGATGATCCACTTTCCGGTAGCGGCGCTGATCGGTTTGCTTCCGGCCGACCTGGCCTACCTGTGGACGCTCGATCCGTTCTGGCAGCGCGGCGGGCTCTGGCTGGCCGGTGTCGGTGCGTTCGGCGGCTGGGTCGCGAGCATCGCCGGGCTGATCGATCTGCTCAGCGTGCGGGATATTCGGCGCAAGGTGACAGCCTGGTGCCACGCCATCCTGGCGGTGATGATGCTCTCGCTGGCCTCGCTCAACTGGCTTCTGCGCTATCAGGGCCTCGGCGCTGACGAGGGGGCCCTGTGGGGGCTGTACCTGTCCGTGATCACGGCGCTGCTGATCTCCCTGGCGGCGTTCCTTGGTGGGCGCCTGGTGTATGAACATGCCGTCGGCGTCGATCTGGACAGCTAGCGGGAGCGTGCGGCGGGCGCGGGCGTCAGGCGTCATGCGTCGAGTCCGTCCGGGTCAGAAGGGTTTGGCCAGCACCAGCCAGAGCGTCAGGCTGATCAGCAGGGGGATGAGCACGCCCAGCGTCAGGCACTGGTAGGTGACGCGGCGGTCCGGCCGACGCTCAACGCGCAGCACGAGAACCCCGCACAGCGCATGACAGAGCGCCATGCCGGTTACGGCCGTCAACTTGATGATCAGCCAGCCGGCGAGGGTGCCGTCGCGCAGGAACAGCGCCGTACCCGAGCCGATGGCCAGCAGCGCGGCGGGCGTACCGATGAGGGTGAAGACCAGGCGCGTCAGATGCGCGTGGTCGCGGTAGAAGAGCTTGTCGCTGCTGCGTGTGCCGGCAGCAACCAGCGCCGGCAGGTAGAGCAGCGTGCCGCACCAGCAGATCAGCGCGGCGAAATGCAGC is part of the Stutzerimonas balearica DSM 6083 genome and harbors:
- the ctaD gene encoding cytochrome c oxidase subunit I codes for the protein MSNATPRTAPGTDIDQLHDQFDEVWGNPRGWRALTIVNHTTIGLRFLVTGGVFFLIGGLLAMLIRTQLALPGYELMEPDVYNQVFTMHGTVMMFLFAVPMMEGLAVYLIPKMIGARDLVFPRLSALGYFCYLFGGIILLSSIFLDVAPKAGWFMYTPLSSQAHTPGVNSDFWLLGITFVEISAVSAGVELVVSILRTRTSGMALHKMPLYAWYILVMAMMIVVGFPPLILGSILLELERAAGFPFFDPAGGGDPVLWQHLFWLFGHPEVYIIFLPGAGIVTTLIPVFCQRPLVGYRWVVLGVVTTGFISFGLWVHHMFTVGIPQLAQAFFSAASMLVAVPTGVQIFAWLATLWLGRPVYKVPMLWLVGFLLVFVAGGLTGVMLALVPFDWQVHDTHFVVAHMHYVLVGGMFFPLMAGLYYWLPHFSGRMPSEKLGRWGFWLVFIGFNLTFLIMHWTGLIGMPRRVYTYESGLGWDIPNLISSVGSFVMAIGVATILLDIVLHFRFGLPAPKNPWNADTLEWATSLPPSAYNFVSLPDVTDRHPLWKEPDLHDSIARGEHALTVIDHGRRETWGSDPLSGKVREIIHLPGNSWLPFIAAVLLAVLCLSLLNKFYWLALGATVATLVVLLRWSWENGAHPAAAPDARTEPDEPPLHSRTFDGPGLWGMGVTLLANGALYLSLVFGWFYLWTVAPQWQVPEQRLDGWPMLVSGVLLSAGCIWLHRLIKRLRQGTLNTLLVNLAGLALLASLQTALLVWQLLGTPLEPTQTAHDAVIFVVLAYSIIHCGLAAVLTALQAWRVGYGYVGVKAPYEPIVVEQLWYYNLGVLWISYAAIVLFPGTWGGV
- the tusA gene encoding sulfurtransferase TusA — translated: MTQTDLTVDAVLDATGLNCPEPVMMLHNKVRDLAGGELLKVIATDPSTQRDIPKFCVFLGHELVDRQEEAGTYLYWIRKKLD
- a CDS encoding CopD family protein, yielding MPLLKLLHFAALICWCGTLLYLPALVAAGTRSSDKLFYRDHAHLTRLVFTLIGTPAALLAIGSGTALFLRDGTLAGWLIIKLTAVTGMALCHALCGVLVLRVERRPDRRVTYQCLTLGVLIPLLISLTLWLVLAKPF
- a CDS encoding cytochrome c oxidase assembly protein; protein product: MSVAHRAAATLLLGLAWAAPAAAHGLFDAHLAERTPLLITAALVAAAWLLYLLGGRRVPPRPHEALCFHAAMLLTVLSVFGPLDEWAETSTSWHMTQHMLFILVIAPLWALARPLPQWRGVTGWFGQRVWTLLLRAGRYPTALALLHGAIIWIWHTPRLYVLALDNLWVHAFEHACFLFTGWLFWWSVLRANRKQVPQALMAVLLTLMHTGLLGALLTFGSVSFYGAERDVADQQLAGLIMWVPGGFVYLAAGGWIAWRWLGRLWHSQPQPDDGL
- a CDS encoding DUF2231 domain-containing protein translates to MAIERNSIHSNAAIGSHPLHPMMIHFPVAALIGLLPADLAYLWTLDPFWQRGGLWLAGVGAFGGWVASIAGLIDLLSVRDIRRKVTAWCHAILAVMMLSLASLNWLLRYQGLGADEGALWGLYLSVITALLISLAAFLGGRLVYEHAVGVDLDS
- the coxB gene encoding cytochrome c oxidase subunit II, with translation MAQDVANVWWWMFGFAVLVWLAVATLWVYAMLRRSQPHSAEQAKRINRRWVIGGGIVLPSVSIAVLLAFGLPTGRSMLPLPVEGEQPLRIRIVGHQWWWEVRYPDQEVVTANQLVLPVGRPADIEVTSADVIHSFWVPRLGGKMDMIPGRTNVIRLEAAHAGAYRGQCSEFCGTQHAFMALHVEALETSDFAAWLERRQQRAAIRPAPGEAGAVFASRCGQCHRVAGVSDGNRAPDLTDLATRPTLGAGVIRNDHDGLRRWLREHQTLKHGNAMPRHDEVPDATLEQIAQWLETLSP